Proteins from a single region of Oreochromis niloticus isolate F11D_XX linkage group LG7, O_niloticus_UMD_NMBU, whole genome shotgun sequence:
- the LOC109194254 gene encoding LOW QUALITY PROTEIN: zona pellucida sperm-binding protein 3-like (The sequence of the model RefSeq protein was modified relative to this genomic sequence to represent the inferred CDS: inserted 3 bases in 3 codons) produces MTRNGTAAAQESNEILHPAASKFGNHRANQQVQRPAAVRQEEPPFLEPLSWRFPEEPTKDEPHFPPNFELRTTVAPDSIKVICGDNSIRVEAKRDLLGIGVLVQTADVTLGGCAATEEDPKAQILIFESELHGCGSQLLMSEEAFIYVFTLLYTPSPLGXSPIVRTIDFSVSIECHYRRKNDVSSDVLKPTWAPFSETNASEKXLYFSLRLMTDDWQFPRSSTQFFLGDMIKFEASVEQFHHVPLRVTVDSCVATVVPNVDTVPRYAFLGNNGCMFDGQLTGSSSRFLPQXSQDKLQFELEAFRFQHGNSDVIYITAA; encoded by the exons CAGCAGCTCAGGAGTCCAACGAGATCCTCCACCCTGCAGCCAGCAAGTTTGGAAACCACAGAGCAAACCAGCAAGTCCAGAGACCAGCAG CTGTCCGACAGGAGGAGCCACCTTTCCTTGAACCGTTGTCTTGGAGATTTCCAGAGGAACCAACTAAAGATGAACCTCATTTCCCTCCAAACTTTGAGTTGAGAACTACAGTGGCACCTGACAGCATCAAAGTCATCTGTGGGGACAACTCTATCAGAGTGGAAGCCAAGAGAGACCTGTTGGGGATTGGTGTTCTGGTTCAGACTGCAGATGTCACACTGGGAGGATGTGCTGCCACAGAGGAAGACCCCAAGGCTCAGATCCTAATCTTTGAGTCTGAGCTTCATGGTTGCGGCAGCCAGTTACTG ATGTCTGAGGAGGCATTCATTTATGTGTTCACACTGCTCTACACGCCCAGCCCTCTGG GCAGTCCCATCGTCCGAACTATAGATTTCTCTGTCAGCATCGAGTGTCACTACCGGAG gaAGAATGATGTGAGCAGTGACGTGCTGAAGCCAACTTGGGCTCCTTTCAGTGAGACCAACGCATCAGAGA GTCTCTACTTCTCCCTCAGATTAATGACTG ATGACTGGCAGTTCCCTCGTTCAAGCACTCAGTTTTTTCTGGGAGACATGATAAAGTTTGAAGCTTCAGTTGAACAGTTTCACCACGTCCCTCTCAGAGTAACTGTAGACAGCTGTGTGGCAACTGTGGTCCCAAATGTGGACACTGTCCCTCGATACGCATTCTTGGGAAATAATGG GTGTATGTTTGACGGTCAGCTGACAGGATCCAGCTCTCGCTTCCTGCCTC TCTCACAAGACAAACTACAATTTGAGTTGGAGGCCTTCAGGTTCCAGCACGGAAACAGTGATGTG ATATACATTACTGCAGCCTGA